The Sphingomonas sinipercae genome contains a region encoding:
- a CDS encoding CDC48 family AAA ATPase, with translation MADTDTLDRTKGRRVQVANLPPGDSGRGIARLPEKLMTELGLAEGDTIEIVGQRSTAARAIRPYGEDEGLEIVRLDGLQRANAGIGSGDFVEIRKVKSKAATRVVFAPAQDNVRLQGSSEALQRTFAGRPLCEGDVVATAGHQRVNADMPDAVRQLLNAPAFAMQEVRMVVVTATPKGVVHIDESTKVELLPEYLGGKPGERRADVTYDDLGGMRDTIDSLREMVELPLRHPELFQRLGIDPPKGVLLHGPPGTGKTRLARAVANESSAQFFHIAGPEIMGSAYGESERKLRELFEQAAAAAPSIVFIDEIDSIAPKRGQVQGEAEKRLVAQLLSLMDGIEPRQNLVVIAATNRPEAIDEALRRPGRFDREIVVGVPDEQGRREILQIHTRGMPLAADVDIGALAKRTYGFVGADLAALMREAAMEAVRRIMPRINPQEDTIPTEVLDALSVEQRDIENAIKRVQPSAMREVMVEAPSIGWDDIGGLDNAQEKLREGIELPLKHPEAFKRIGIRPAKGFLLYGPPGTGKTLLAKAAARESNANFIATKSSDLLSKWYGESEQQIARLFARARQVAPTVIFIDEIDSLVPARGGGLGEPQVTERVVNTILAEMDGLEELNSVVVIGATNRPGLIDPALLRPGRFDELIYVGPPDTAGRRRILAIHAKAMPLADDVDLEDFARRTDRFTGADLEDLVRRAGLSALRRGLDSGTVTKADFEAALADTRASVTEQMLREYESIQQTLKSDAVRPMGGIGFVLPGMLRSRAGGKDASAPAEPAAAPSQDDKDQG, from the coding sequence ATGGCCGACACTGACACCCTCGACCGGACCAAGGGCCGCCGCGTCCAGGTTGCGAACCTGCCGCCGGGCGACAGCGGCCGCGGCATCGCCCGCCTGCCCGAAAAGCTGATGACCGAGCTAGGCCTGGCCGAAGGGGACACGATCGAGATCGTCGGCCAGCGTTCGACCGCCGCCCGCGCGATCCGCCCGTATGGCGAGGACGAGGGGCTGGAGATCGTTCGCCTCGACGGCCTGCAGCGCGCCAATGCCGGCATCGGTTCGGGCGACTTCGTCGAAATCCGAAAAGTGAAGTCGAAGGCGGCGACTCGGGTCGTGTTCGCCCCGGCCCAGGACAACGTCCGGCTGCAAGGCTCGTCGGAAGCGCTTCAGCGCACCTTCGCCGGGCGGCCGCTGTGCGAAGGTGACGTCGTCGCCACCGCCGGTCACCAGCGGGTCAACGCCGACATGCCCGACGCGGTTCGGCAGCTGCTCAACGCGCCCGCCTTCGCCATGCAGGAAGTGCGGATGGTGGTGGTGACTGCGACGCCGAAGGGCGTGGTCCACATCGACGAGTCGACGAAGGTCGAGCTGCTGCCCGAATATCTTGGTGGCAAGCCCGGCGAGCGCCGCGCCGACGTCACCTACGACGACCTTGGCGGCATGCGCGATACCATCGATTCGCTGCGCGAAATGGTGGAACTTCCGCTGCGCCACCCCGAACTGTTCCAGCGGCTTGGCATCGACCCGCCCAAGGGCGTGCTGCTGCACGGGCCGCCCGGCACCGGCAAGACCCGGCTAGCGCGGGCGGTCGCGAATGAAAGCAGCGCCCAATTCTTCCACATCGCGGGCCCGGAAATCATGGGCTCCGCTTATGGCGAGAGCGAGCGCAAGCTGCGCGAACTGTTCGAGCAGGCGGCCGCCGCGGCCCCGTCGATCGTTTTCATCGACGAAATCGATTCGATCGCGCCCAAGCGCGGGCAGGTGCAAGGCGAGGCGGAGAAGCGCCTGGTCGCTCAGCTGTTGAGCCTGATGGACGGGATCGAGCCGCGCCAGAATCTGGTCGTGATCGCCGCCACCAATCGTCCCGAAGCCATCGACGAGGCGCTTCGCCGCCCCGGCCGCTTCGACCGCGAGATCGTCGTCGGAGTCCCCGACGAACAGGGGCGGCGCGAAATCCTGCAAATCCATACGCGCGGCATGCCGCTGGCGGCGGACGTCGATATCGGCGCGCTGGCCAAGCGCACCTACGGCTTCGTCGGCGCCGACCTTGCGGCGTTGATGCGCGAAGCTGCGATGGAAGCGGTCCGGCGGATCATGCCGCGGATCAACCCGCAGGAAGACACGATCCCGACCGAGGTTCTCGACGCGCTGTCGGTCGAGCAGCGCGACATCGAAAACGCCATCAAGCGCGTGCAGCCGTCGGCGATGCGTGAAGTGATGGTCGAAGCGCCGTCGATCGGCTGGGACGATATCGGCGGGCTCGACAACGCGCAGGAGAAATTGCGCGAAGGGATCGAGCTTCCGCTCAAGCACCCCGAGGCGTTCAAGCGGATCGGGATCCGGCCGGCGAAGGGCTTCCTGCTGTACGGCCCACCGGGCACCGGCAAGACCTTGCTTGCGAAGGCGGCGGCGCGGGAGAGCAATGCCAACTTTATCGCCACCAAATCGTCCGATCTGCTGTCCAAATGGTATGGCGAAAGCGAACAGCAGATCGCGCGCCTCTTCGCCCGCGCCCGGCAGGTCGCGCCGACGGTCATCTTCATCGACGAGATCGACAGCCTGGTGCCGGCGCGCGGCGGCGGGCTTGGCGAGCCGCAAGTGACCGAGCGGGTGGTCAACACCATCCTTGCCGAGATGGACGGGCTGGAGGAACTCAACAGCGTCGTCGTGATCGGTGCGACCAACCGGCCCGGGCTGATCGACCCGGCGCTGCTTCGGCCCGGACGCTTCGACGAGCTGATCTACGTCGGCCCGCCCGACACCGCCGGGCGCCGTCGGATCCTGGCCATCCATGCCAAGGCGATGCCGCTGGCCGACGACGTCGACCTGGAGGACTTCGCGCGGCGCACGGACCGGTTCACCGGAGCGGACCTTGAGGATTTGGTGCGCCGGGCTGGCTTGTCGGCGCTCCGCCGCGGGCTCGATTCCGGGACCGTCACCAAGGCCGATTTCGAGGCCGCGCTCGCCGATACGCGGGCATCGGTCACCGAACAGATGCTGCGCGAATATGAAAGCATCCAGCAGACGCTCAAAAGCGATGCGGTGCGACCGATGGGCGGCATCGGCTTCGTCCTGCCAGGGATGCTCCGCTCGCGCGCGGGCGGCAAGGACGCGTCAGCTCCGGCCGAGCCGGCGGCTGCCCCAAGCCAGGACGACAAGGATCAGGGCTGA
- a CDS encoding MFS transporter: protein MAAIGERKAVGATALSKPHFFLLYAAMLVAAAGNTALQSVMPAIGREIGIADFWVAIAYTWSAILWVLLAPYWAEKSDRHGRKALTLVGVSGFIVSTLLCGVILDIGLRGLLGGAATFAVFALFRAIYGTFGCATPSATQAYLASKTRRSGRVAALSALSSSFGLGTIIGPASAPLFVFEPFGLSGPLFAFAAIGAVVFVAVLLWLPNDKGERRLGRGAAMSYPSQASTATGASVIAATSGRRLARLKWNDPRIRGWIAAGIAAGHAQAATLTCLGFFVIDRLALSPNGAESSIAIVMMAGACATLAAQWGVIPRLGAGPRGLMIWGSLVAAAGLGGITLANELYGITVGFAVASFGFGMTRPGFTGGASLAVPLAEQGSVAGVITSANGISFIAAPALGMALYGINPNLPFEVSALILVVLAWGSRRLGRS from the coding sequence GTGGCAGCCATCGGTGAACGCAAGGCCGTCGGCGCGACAGCGCTGAGCAAGCCCCATTTCTTCCTGCTCTATGCGGCGATGCTGGTCGCCGCCGCCGGCAATACCGCGCTCCAGTCGGTGATGCCGGCAATCGGGCGGGAAATCGGCATCGCCGATTTCTGGGTGGCCATCGCTTACACCTGGTCGGCGATCCTGTGGGTGCTGCTGGCGCCTTACTGGGCCGAAAAGAGCGACCGCCACGGCCGCAAGGCGCTCACCCTGGTCGGGGTGTCGGGGTTCATCGTCTCGACGCTGCTGTGCGGGGTCATCCTCGATATCGGGCTTCGCGGGTTGCTTGGCGGGGCGGCGACCTTCGCGGTGTTCGCGCTGTTCCGCGCCATTTACGGCACGTTCGGCTGCGCGACTCCGTCGGCAACGCAGGCCTATCTGGCGTCGAAGACTCGGCGCAGCGGGCGAGTCGCCGCCCTTTCCGCGCTGTCGTCGTCGTTCGGCCTTGGCACCATCATCGGCCCGGCCAGCGCGCCGCTGTTCGTGTTCGAACCGTTCGGCCTGTCCGGCCCGCTGTTCGCCTTCGCCGCCATCGGCGCGGTCGTCTTCGTCGCGGTGCTGCTGTGGCTGCCCAACGACAAGGGCGAGCGCCGGCTCGGGCGCGGCGCGGCGATGAGCTATCCCTCGCAAGCGTCCACCGCCACCGGCGCCAGCGTCATTGCCGCCACCTCGGGACGCCGCCTCGCCCGCCTGAAGTGGAACGATCCGCGCATCCGCGGCTGGATCGCTGCCGGGATCGCCGCCGGCCACGCGCAGGCGGCGACCCTCACCTGCCTCGGCTTCTTCGTCATCGACCGGCTGGCCCTCAGCCCCAACGGCGCCGAATCGTCCATCGCCATCGTCATGATGGCCGGTGCCTGCGCGACCCTGGCGGCGCAGTGGGGCGTCATCCCGCGGCTCGGCGCGGGGCCGCGCGGGCTGATGATCTGGGGTTCGCTGGTGGCCGCCGCCGGGCTTGGCGGGATCACGCTTGCGAACGAGCTTTACGGGATCACCGTCGGCTTCGCGGTCGCCTCGTTCGGCTTCGGCATGACCCGCCCCGGCTTCACCGGCGGCGCGTCGCTGGCGGTGCCGCTGGCCGAGCAGGGGAGCGTCGCCGGGGTCATTACCTCGGCCAACGGGATCAGCTTCATCGCCGCGCCCGCGCTCGGAATGGCCCTTTACGGGATCAACCCGAACCTGCCGTTCGAAGTGTCAGCCCTGATCCTTGTCGTCCTGGCTTGGGGCAGCCGCCGGCTCGGCCGGAGCTGA
- a CDS encoding class I SAM-dependent methyltransferase, giving the protein MPTTARTLKGSRRLAKRSARRAPNPRWQFLRGFLKHPVMVGSIIPSSRILIDKMLGPVSWKSTKLFVEYGPGVGTFTRPILDNLPADATLIAIDTNPEFIRFLRQSIPDDRLIAVTGSAADVEQIVRDHGFDHADYVLSGLPFSTLPPGVGDAIGEATARVIRPGGAFLVYQFSAKVLDFITPWFDRVDKGFEWINVPPAKLYWAWREL; this is encoded by the coding sequence TTGCCAACCACCGCGAGAACTCTCAAAGGATCGCGCCGCCTTGCCAAGCGCTCGGCGCGCCGGGCGCCGAATCCGCGGTGGCAGTTCCTGCGCGGCTTCCTGAAGCATCCGGTGATGGTCGGTTCGATCATCCCGTCGAGCCGGATCCTGATCGACAAGATGCTCGGGCCGGTGTCTTGGAAAAGCACCAAGCTGTTCGTCGAATATGGGCCGGGGGTGGGCACCTTCACGCGCCCGATCCTGGACAATCTGCCGGCGGATGCGACCCTGATCGCGATCGACACCAATCCGGAATTCATCCGCTTCCTGCGCCAGTCGATCCCCGACGATCGCCTGATCGCGGTCACCGGCTCGGCCGCCGATGTCGAACAGATTGTCCGCGACCACGGCTTCGACCATGCCGATTACGTGCTCTCCGGCCTGCCCTTCTCGACGCTTCCGCCAGGCGTCGGCGATGCGATCGGGGAAGCGACGGCCAGGGTCATCCGCCCGGGCGGCGCGTTCCTGGTTTATCAATTCAGCGCCAAGGTGCTCGATTTCATCACCCCCTGGTTTGATCGCGTCGACAAGGGGTTTGAATGGATCAACGTCCCGCCGGCCAAGCTGTACTGGGCTTGGCGCGAGCTCTGA
- a CDS encoding phospholipase D-like domain-containing protein, which yields MNGPRPKQRHAIQAKVAGTQLTLLESGVERLDTILRLIGQSKRSIRLLFYMFNSDEAGTRIRDALVEAAGRGVEVRVLLDGFGSGDIAPDFFSGLEQAGGDHCIFHPRYGRRYLMRNHQKLAVFDDQLALIGGANLHESYLSDEGETCWRDLWLLLEGEAVPPAAAYFDDLYHWTITKGSKVKQLRRLVCDHSQAEGALQWKFTSPLSRRNPWVYAIVSDVNEACRLDVIAAYFSPSGSMLRRMRRVMQRGQVRVITASKSDNRATIAAARSTYRRLLRRGVEMYEYLPARLHTKLIVVDDVVHLGSANFDFRSFYINLEIMLRIEDAGFAKQMRGYFEREKADSQQITPQLHRERSTLWRRIKWTVSHWLVTSMDYTVTRRLNFRVD from the coding sequence ATGAACGGCCCCCGTCCAAAGCAGCGGCATGCGATCCAGGCGAAGGTGGCGGGCACGCAGCTGACCCTGCTGGAAAGCGGTGTGGAGCGGCTGGACACGATCCTTCGGCTGATTGGGCAAAGCAAGCGAAGCATCCGCTTGCTCTTCTACATGTTCAACAGCGACGAAGCCGGGACCCGGATCCGCGACGCGCTGGTCGAAGCCGCCGGCCGCGGAGTCGAAGTCCGCGTGTTGCTCGACGGCTTCGGGTCGGGGGACATCGCGCCGGACTTCTTCAGCGGGCTGGAGCAAGCCGGCGGCGACCATTGCATCTTCCATCCGCGCTACGGCCGCCGCTACCTGATGCGCAATCATCAGAAGCTGGCCGTGTTCGACGACCAGCTGGCGCTGATCGGCGGGGCGAACCTGCACGAAAGCTATTTGAGCGACGAGGGCGAAACCTGCTGGCGCGACCTGTGGTTGCTGCTGGAGGGGGAGGCGGTGCCGCCGGCGGCTGCATATTTCGACGACCTTTACCACTGGACGATCACCAAGGGGTCGAAGGTCAAGCAATTGCGCCGCCTGGTATGCGATCACAGCCAGGCCGAAGGCGCCCTGCAGTGGAAGTTCACCTCCCCGCTGAGCCGGCGCAACCCGTGGGTCTACGCCATCGTGTCCGACGTCAACGAAGCGTGCCGGCTGGATGTGATCGCGGCTTACTTTTCGCCGTCGGGATCGATGCTTCGGCGGATGCGCAGAGTGATGCAGCGCGGCCAGGTGCGGGTCATCACTGCGTCCAAGTCGGACAACCGCGCAACGATCGCGGCGGCGCGCTCGACCTATCGGCGGCTGCTCCGGCGCGGCGTCGAAATGTACGAATATTTGCCGGCGCGTCTCCACACCAAGCTGATCGTCGTCGACGACGTCGTCCATCTTGGCTCGGCCAACTTCGATTTCCGCAGTTTCTACATCAACCTGGAAATCATGCTGCGGATCGAGGACGCGGGCTTCGCCAAGCAGATGCGCGGCTATTTTGAGCGGGAGAAAGCCGACAGCCAGCAGATTACGCCCCAGCTCCACCGCGAACGCTCGACGCTCTGGCGCCGGATCAAGTGGACGGTTTCACACTGGCTGGTGACGTCGATGGACTACACCGTCACCCGGCGGCTGAACTTCCGGGTCGATTGA
- the rpoZ gene encoding DNA-directed RNA polymerase subunit omega: MARVTVEDCVDKIPNRFDLVLMAAQRARQISGGADLTIDRDRDKNPVVALREIAEVTLKPRDLEEAIVTNLQKVRIDEEDETDELASLSDSAEALRLTAAAPPRPSPSGNEYE, encoded by the coding sequence ATGGCGCGCGTTACAGTCGAAGATTGCGTCGACAAGATCCCCAACCGCTTCGACCTGGTGTTGATGGCCGCCCAGCGCGCCCGGCAGATCTCCGGCGGCGCCGATCTTACGATCGACCGCGACCGCGATAAAAATCCGGTCGTTGCGCTGCGCGAAATCGCCGAAGTCACGCTCAAGCCGCGCGACCTGGAAGAAGCGATCGTCACCAACCTGCAAAAGGTGCGGATCGACGAGGAAGACGAGACGGATGAGCTGGCTTCGCTCAGCGATTCGGCCGAAGCGCTGCGCCTGACCGCCGCCGCCCCGCCGCGCCCGAGCCCGAGCGGCAACGAATACGAGTGA
- a CDS encoding winged helix-turn-helix transcriptional regulator encodes MAVELIGEKWAFLILRGAFNGLEHFEQFQAGLGIARNILSDRLGKLVAGGIMERTPDPSDKRKVIYALTEKGEDLLPAVLAMRQWGERWACGGEASVVLADNVSGQPIRPICVQAQDGRQLARGDLMWISREEFLKRDRAA; translated from the coding sequence ATGGCGGTGGAGCTCATCGGCGAGAAATGGGCCTTCCTCATCCTTCGCGGCGCCTTCAACGGGCTCGAGCATTTCGAACAGTTCCAGGCCGGCCTGGGGATCGCGCGCAACATCCTTTCGGACCGCCTGGGCAAGCTGGTCGCGGGCGGAATCATGGAACGCACGCCCGACCCGTCCGACAAGCGCAAGGTCATCTATGCGTTGACGGAAAAGGGCGAGGACCTGCTGCCGGCCGTGCTGGCGATGCGGCAGTGGGGCGAGCGATGGGCCTGCGGCGGCGAAGCGTCCGTGGTCCTTGCCGACAATGTCAGTGGCCAGCCGATTCGGCCGATCTGCGTGCAGGCACAGGATGGCCGGCAATTGGCGCGCGGCGACCTGATGTGGATCAGCCGCGAAGAATTCCTGAAGCGCGACCGCGCGGCCTAG
- a CDS encoding RelA/SpoT family protein translates to MLRQYELIEKVRAYDPDADEGLINRAYVFSMQAHGSQKRASGDPYFSHPIEVAGILTDLKMDDQTIATAILHDTIEDTLATPEQIQKLFGKNVARLVDGVTKLSKIEAQSENERAAENLRKFLLALSDDIRVLLVKLADRLHNMRTLYHVPAEEKRRRIARETMEIYAPLAERIGMYEMMTEMQTLAFQQLEPDAYASIIRRLKQLHDQGGDLVNRIGLGLQLHLADNGLEADVTGREKHPYSIWKKMAERHISFEQLSDVMAFRVIVEDGPTECYRALGLIHQRWPMVPGRFKDYVSTPKRNGYQSLHTSVIHDSKMRIEIQIRTRAMHEQAERGLAAHWAYKEGKPKADLKVPWIDELVEILEHAASPEELLEHTRMAMYQDRIFAFTPKGELIQLPKGATPVDFAYAVHTDLGDRTVGAKVNGRVVPLRTILENGDQVEILASEAQHPQPSWLRFVATGKARAGVRRFVRHKERDETVELGRKIYDEIVQRLPAELGPDALKRALKKLKMEDAEALMIAVARKRVSDDEVMEALMPGSAGGDVAQRPLPQQTAISIKGLTAGVAYHLASCCHPIPGDRIVGLRREDEEIEVHVIGCDTLASGIDADWLDLAWGEGSDGGAARICVILQDVPGALGIMSGILGGKHANIVNLRLVHRDGSFQTFHIDIEVHDLAHLHTIIAALRDADPISSVERI, encoded by the coding sequence GTGCTGCGCCAATATGAATTGATCGAGAAGGTCCGGGCCTACGATCCCGATGCTGACGAAGGACTGATCAACCGCGCCTACGTTTTCTCGATGCAGGCGCATGGCAGCCAGAAACGAGCGTCGGGCGACCCGTATTTCAGCCACCCGATCGAAGTCGCCGGGATCCTCACCGACCTGAAGATGGACGACCAGACGATCGCCACGGCGATCCTCCACGACACCATCGAGGATACGCTGGCGACCCCGGAACAGATCCAGAAGCTGTTCGGGAAGAACGTGGCCCGGCTGGTCGACGGGGTCACCAAGCTGAGCAAGATCGAAGCCCAGTCGGAGAACGAGCGCGCAGCCGAGAATTTGCGCAAGTTCCTGCTCGCGCTGAGCGACGACATCCGCGTGCTGCTGGTCAAGCTTGCCGACCGGCTGCACAACATGCGCACGCTGTATCATGTGCCGGCGGAGGAGAAGCGCCGTCGGATCGCGCGCGAGACGATGGAGATTTACGCGCCGCTGGCCGAGCGGATCGGCATGTACGAAATGATGACCGAGATGCAGACGCTCGCGTTCCAGCAGCTGGAACCCGATGCCTATGCCTCCATCATCCGGCGCCTGAAGCAATTGCACGACCAGGGCGGCGACCTGGTCAACCGCATCGGCCTTGGACTGCAGCTCCACCTTGCCGACAACGGCCTGGAAGCGGACGTCACCGGCCGCGAGAAGCATCCCTATTCGATCTGGAAGAAGATGGCCGAGCGGCACATCAGCTTCGAGCAATTGTCGGACGTGATGGCGTTCCGAGTGATCGTCGAGGACGGCCCCACCGAATGTTATCGCGCGCTGGGGCTGATCCACCAGCGCTGGCCGATGGTGCCGGGTCGCTTCAAGGATTACGTCTCGACCCCGAAGCGCAACGGCTACCAGAGCCTGCACACCTCGGTGATCCACGATTCCAAGATGCGGATCGAAATCCAGATCCGGACCCGGGCGATGCACGAGCAGGCGGAGCGCGGGCTCGCCGCCCACTGGGCCTATAAGGAAGGCAAGCCGAAGGCCGACCTGAAAGTGCCGTGGATCGACGAGCTGGTCGAAATCCTGGAACATGCGGCAAGCCCCGAAGAGCTGCTCGAGCACACCCGGATGGCGATGTACCAGGACCGGATCTTCGCCTTCACCCCGAAGGGCGAGCTGATCCAGTTGCCCAAGGGCGCGACGCCGGTCGACTTCGCTTATGCAGTGCACACCGACCTTGGCGACCGCACGGTGGGCGCGAAGGTCAACGGGCGCGTCGTGCCGTTGCGCACCATTTTGGAGAACGGCGACCAGGTCGAAATCCTGGCGTCGGAGGCGCAGCATCCGCAGCCGTCCTGGCTGCGCTTCGTCGCGACGGGCAAGGCGCGGGCTGGCGTGCGCCGCTTCGTTCGCCACAAGGAGCGCGACGAGACCGTCGAGCTTGGGCGCAAGATCTACGACGAGATCGTGCAGCGGCTTCCGGCGGAGCTTGGCCCCGATGCGCTCAAGCGCGCGCTCAAGAAGCTGAAGATGGAAGATGCCGAAGCGCTGATGATTGCGGTCGCGCGCAAGCGGGTCAGCGATGACGAAGTGATGGAAGCGCTGATGCCTGGCTCAGCCGGCGGCGACGTCGCCCAGCGCCCGCTGCCGCAACAGACGGCGATATCGATCAAGGGCCTTACCGCCGGCGTCGCTTATCACCTCGCCAGTTGTTGCCACCCGATCCCGGGCGATCGCATCGTCGGCCTTCGCCGGGAGGATGAGGAGATCGAGGTCCACGTCATCGGCTGCGACACGCTTGCCAGCGGGATCGATGCCGATTGGCTCGACCTTGCGTGGGGCGAAGGTTCGGACGGCGGCGCGGCGCGGATCTGCGTGATCCTGCAGGACGTGCCGGGTGCGCTGGGCATCATGTCGGGTATCCTGGGCGGCAAGCACGCCAACATCGTCAACCTGCGCCTGGTCCACCGCGACGGCAGCTTCCAGACCTTTCACATCGACATCGAAGTGCACGACCTGGCGCACCTGCACACGATCATCGCCGCCTTGCGCGACGCCGACCCGATCAGCTCGGTCGAGCGGATTTAG
- a CDS encoding NADP-dependent malic enzyme has protein sequence MSESNVKFSEAEALDFHSRGRPGKIEIIASKPMATQRDLSLAYSPGVAVPVRAIAADPARAYDLTAKGNLVAVISNGTAILGLGNLGALASKPVMEGKAVLFKRFADVDSIDIEVATEDCQKFIEAVALLEPSFGGINLEDIAAPDCFEIEQTLRERMNIPVFHDDQHGTAIITAAGLINACFLTGRELKDIKVVVNGAGAAAIACTELIKAMGVRGDQVTMCDRKGVIHKGRTDLDQWKSAHAIDTDARDLADACVGADVFLGLSAAGALTPDMVKTMGKEPIIFAMANPDPEIWPPDATAVRPDAIIATGRSDFPNQVNNVLGFPFIFRGALDVRATAINDEMKIAAATALADLAREAVPEEVAAAYGGRSQSFGRDYIIPAPFDPRLMEVVASAVAQAAIDSGVAQKPIENMAKYRHELRARLNPTVAVLSLAYEAAKANPKRVLFAEGEEPNVLRAAIAFKEAGYGTPVLVGRENVHDLLRELGVDRPEEYEVLNSRNSPLVGRAVDHIYQRCQRQGLLRREVERMVNQDRNFFAAAMLSLGEADAMITGTTRPFSQSLKQVRMIIDDEKDSTPFGVNMVVSRNRTVLIADTAVTERPTAQQLAAIAMRSAGFARRMGLDPRIAFISYTTFGNPPGMHIEELRGAVKLLDSMHLDFEYEGEMGPDVALNFEMQRQYYPFSRLSGPANVLVMPGLQSANLSSKLLRALGGESVLGPFILGLELPVQIAPMTASASDLVTLAVLAAGSTRERAGRAAKSARPS, from the coding sequence ATGTCCGAAAGCAACGTTAAATTCTCCGAGGCCGAAGCGCTCGATTTCCACTCGCGCGGACGGCCCGGCAAGATCGAGATCATCGCCTCCAAGCCGATGGCGACGCAGCGCGACCTCAGCCTTGCCTACTCGCCGGGGGTGGCGGTTCCGGTACGCGCCATCGCCGCGGATCCGGCGCGGGCCTACGACCTCACCGCCAAGGGCAACCTCGTCGCCGTCATCTCCAACGGCACCGCAATCCTTGGCCTCGGCAACCTCGGCGCGCTCGCCTCGAAGCCGGTGATGGAAGGCAAGGCGGTGCTGTTCAAGCGCTTCGCCGACGTCGATTCGATCGACATCGAAGTGGCGACGGAAGACTGCCAGAAGTTCATCGAGGCGGTGGCCCTGCTGGAGCCGAGCTTCGGCGGCATCAACCTTGAAGACATTGCCGCGCCCGACTGTTTCGAAATCGAGCAGACTCTGCGCGAGCGGATGAACATCCCGGTCTTCCACGACGACCAGCACGGCACCGCGATCATCACCGCCGCAGGCCTGATCAACGCCTGCTTCCTGACCGGCCGCGAGCTGAAGGACATTAAGGTCGTGGTCAACGGCGCCGGCGCCGCGGCCATCGCCTGCACCGAGCTGATCAAGGCGATGGGCGTGCGCGGCGACCAGGTGACGATGTGCGACCGCAAGGGCGTCATCCACAAGGGCCGCACGGACCTCGACCAGTGGAAGTCGGCGCACGCGATCGACACCGACGCCCGCGACCTGGCCGATGCCTGCGTCGGCGCCGACGTCTTCCTTGGCCTGTCCGCCGCCGGCGCGCTGACCCCCGACATGGTCAAGACGATGGGCAAGGAACCGATCATCTTCGCCATGGCCAACCCGGACCCGGAAATCTGGCCGCCCGATGCGACCGCAGTCCGGCCCGATGCGATCATCGCCACTGGCCGCTCGGACTTCCCCAACCAGGTCAATAACGTCCTGGGCTTCCCGTTCATCTTCCGCGGCGCGCTCGACGTGCGCGCCACCGCGATTAACGACGAAATGAAGATCGCCGCCGCGACGGCGCTTGCCGATCTTGCCCGTGAAGCCGTCCCCGAAGAAGTTGCCGCCGCTTACGGCGGGCGCAGCCAGAGCTTCGGCCGCGACTACATCATCCCCGCGCCGTTCGATCCGCGGCTGATGGAAGTCGTCGCCTCGGCCGTCGCGCAGGCGGCGATCGACAGCGGCGTTGCCCAGAAGCCGATCGAAAACATGGCCAAGTACCGGCACGAACTTCGGGCCCGGCTCAACCCAACCGTGGCCGTGCTCAGCCTTGCCTACGAAGCCGCCAAGGCCAATCCGAAGCGGGTGCTCTTCGCGGAAGGCGAGGAGCCGAACGTGCTTCGCGCCGCAATCGCCTTCAAGGAGGCGGGTTACGGGACGCCCGTCCTGGTCGGCCGCGAAAACGTCCACGACCTGCTGCGCGAACTCGGTGTCGACCGGCCGGAAGAATATGAAGTGCTCAACAGCCGCAACTCACCGTTGGTCGGCCGCGCCGTCGATCACATCTACCAGCGCTGCCAGCGCCAGGGGCTGCTTCGCCGCGAAGTCGAGCGGATGGTCAACCAGGACCGCAACTTCTTCGCCGCTGCGATGCTTTCGCTGGGCGAGGCCGACGCGATGATCACCGGCACGACGCGCCCGTTCAGCCAGTCGCTCAAGCAAGTGCGGATGATCATCGACGACGAAAAGGATTCCACGCCGTTCGGCGTCAACATGGTCGTCTCGCGCAACCGAACGGTGCTGATCGCCGATACCGCGGTCACGGAACGGCCGACCGCGCAGCAGCTTGCCGCGATCGCCATGCGCTCGGCCGGCTTTGCCCGCCGGATGGGCCTCGACCCGCGCATCGCCTTCATCTCCTACACCACCTTCGGCAACCCGCCGGGGATGCACATCGAGGAGCTTCGCGGCGCCGTGAAGCTGCTCGACAGCATGCATCTCGACTTCGAATATGAAGGCGAAATGGGGCCGGACGTCGCGCTCAACTTTGAAATGCAGCGCCAATATTATCCGTTCAGCCGCTTGAGCGGCCCGGCCAACGTGCTGGTGATGCCGGGCCTGCAATCGGCGAACCTGTCGTCGAAGTTGCTGCGCGCGCTGGGCGGTGAAAGCGTACTTGGACCGTTCATCCTCGGGCTCGAGCTCCCGGTGCAGATCGCGCCGATGACGGCAAGCGCCTCCGACCTCGTCACGCTCGCCGTCCTTGCGGCCGGAAGCACGCGCGAGCGCGCCGGCCGCGCGGCTAAATCCGCTCGACCGAGCTGA